The following proteins are encoded in a genomic region of Streptomyces collinus Tu 365:
- a CDS encoding TetR/AcrR family transcriptional regulator: MLYAVFMSSLLPPCPQPQEPVESPQLLEVGSGPEEPCLRADAARNRARLLEAAARLIAEHGVAGVTMEAVAAAAQVGKGTVFRRFGDRTGLLTALLDHSGRRLQADFLGGPPPLGPGAPPLERLRAFGVAVLYRSAEQLDLQLAAQPEPDRRFAHPALGALRTHVTMLLRQIVPDADCDLLAQTLLAYLDPALIHHLTRQCGMPMERLETGWIDLVARLTRTEPPS, translated from the coding sequence ATGCTTTACGCTGTCTTCATGTCCAGCCTCCTCCCGCCCTGTCCCCAGCCCCAGGAGCCCGTCGAGTCGCCCCAGCTGCTGGAGGTCGGCTCGGGTCCCGAGGAGCCGTGCCTGCGGGCGGACGCGGCCCGCAACCGGGCCCGGCTGCTGGAGGCGGCCGCCCGGCTGATCGCGGAGCACGGGGTGGCCGGGGTGACCATGGAGGCGGTGGCCGCCGCGGCCCAGGTCGGCAAGGGGACGGTGTTCCGCCGCTTCGGCGACCGCACCGGCCTGCTCACCGCGCTGCTCGACCACTCGGGCAGGCGGCTGCAGGCCGACTTCCTCGGCGGACCGCCGCCGCTCGGTCCCGGCGCGCCCCCGCTGGAGCGGCTGCGCGCCTTCGGCGTGGCGGTGCTGTACCGGTCGGCCGAGCAACTGGACCTCCAGCTCGCCGCCCAGCCCGAGCCGGACCGCCGGTTCGCCCATCCCGCGCTCGGCGCGCTGCGCACCCACGTCACGATGCTGCTGCGGCAGATCGTGCCGGACGCCGACTGCGACCTCCTCGCCCAGACGCTGCTGGCGTATCTCGACCCCGCCCTGATCCACCATCTGACCCGGCAGTGCGGCATGCCCATGGAGCGGCTGGAGACCGGCTGGATCGACCTCGTCGCCCGGCTCACCCGTACCGAGCCGCCCAGCTGA
- a CDS encoding alpha/beta hydrolase: MAPVPPPPPFDPELAAALDLVKDVLTPGLALDEIPTARQGAGMELLGLIDVTMGGAFDAEDRTVPGPPGAPDVSLLVCRPVDADPAVPLPVIYHVHGGGMILGNNRAGVDGPLAWARELGAVVVSVEYRLAPEHPHPAPVEDAYAGLLWTAAHAGEFGGDPDRIVLAGSSAGGGLTAALALLARDRQGPPLIGQLLMCPMLDDRNETVSSHQMAGVGVWDRTANETAWTALLGDRRGGPDVSPYAAPARADDLSGLPPAFLDVGSAETFRDEVVEYASRIWQSGGVAELHVWPGGFHGFDGFAPQASLSLAARAAQQDWLRRLLNR; this comes from the coding sequence ATGGCACCCGTCCCGCCCCCGCCCCCCTTCGACCCGGAGCTGGCCGCCGCGCTGGACCTGGTCAAGGACGTGCTCACGCCCGGGCTCGCCCTGGACGAGATCCCGACCGCGCGGCAGGGCGCGGGCATGGAACTGCTCGGGCTGATCGACGTCACGATGGGCGGCGCCTTCGACGCGGAGGACCGTACGGTGCCGGGCCCGCCCGGAGCGCCGGACGTCTCCCTGCTCGTCTGCCGTCCGGTGGACGCCGATCCCGCCGTGCCGCTGCCGGTGATCTACCACGTGCACGGCGGCGGCATGATCCTCGGCAACAACCGGGCAGGCGTGGACGGCCCGCTGGCCTGGGCGCGGGAGCTGGGCGCGGTGGTGGTGTCGGTGGAGTACCGCCTCGCTCCCGAACACCCGCACCCGGCGCCGGTCGAGGACGCGTACGCCGGTCTGCTGTGGACGGCCGCGCACGCCGGGGAGTTCGGCGGCGACCCGGACCGGATCGTGCTCGCGGGCTCCAGCGCGGGCGGTGGCCTGACCGCCGCGCTCGCCCTCCTGGCCCGGGACCGCCAGGGGCCGCCGCTCATCGGCCAGCTCCTGATGTGCCCGATGCTGGACGACCGCAACGAGACCGTGTCCAGCCACCAGATGGCGGGCGTCGGCGTGTGGGACCGCACGGCGAACGAGACGGCCTGGACGGCGCTGCTCGGCGACCGCCGGGGCGGCCCCGACGTCTCCCCGTACGCCGCCCCCGCCCGCGCGGACGACCTCTCCGGCCTGCCCCCGGCCTTCCTGGACGTCGGCTCGGCGGAGACCTTCCGGGACGAGGTCGTCGAGTACGCGTCCCGGATCTGGCAGTCGGGCGGCGTGGCCGAACTCCACGTCTGGCCGGGCGGCTTCCACGGCTTCGACGGCTTCGCCCCCCAGGCGTCCCTCTCCCTGGCGGCCCGGGCAGCTCAACAGGACTGGCTGCGACGGCTGTTGAACCGCTGA
- a CDS encoding (2Fe-2S)-binding protein: MRAYTFTLNGRPVTVRAPADMPLLWVLRDLLGVTGPKYGCGVGVCRACTSHLDGAEIQPCVVPVADCADRTVTTIEGLADGDTLHPVQQAWLACDVAQCGFCQPGQIMAAAALLAHTPDPTDADIDAIENICRCGTYARIREAIKQAAASGEKGVSRREVGGEPVS, translated from the coding sequence ATGCGCGCGTACACCTTCACCCTCAACGGCCGTCCGGTCACCGTCCGGGCGCCCGCCGACATGCCCCTGCTGTGGGTCCTGCGCGACCTCCTCGGCGTCACCGGCCCCAAGTACGGCTGCGGAGTGGGCGTCTGCCGCGCCTGCACCAGCCACCTGGACGGCGCCGAGATCCAGCCCTGCGTGGTCCCGGTCGCCGACTGCGCGGACCGCACGGTCACCACCATCGAGGGCCTGGCCGACGGCGACACCCTGCACCCCGTCCAACAGGCCTGGCTCGCCTGCGACGTGGCCCAGTGCGGCTTCTGCCAGCCCGGCCAGATCATGGCCGCCGCCGCCCTCCTGGCCCACACCCCCGACCCCACGGACGCCGACATCGACGCCATCGAGAACATCTGCCGCTGCGGCACGTACGCCCGCATCCGGGAGGCGATCAAACAGGCGGCCGCGAGCGGTGAGAAGGGGGTGTCCCGTCGGGAGGTGGGCGGAGAGCCCGTGAGCTGA
- a CDS encoding xanthine dehydrogenase family protein molybdopterin-binding subunit, which translates to MDRTEPTPAQGASRRGFLVRTVAAATLTVAAPLACTTPSSAEGAAPGRPDLAEPGADVLVTGADEEMLVLEVTAAGEVVVRLPRAEVGQGITTAVAMMIAEELDARLADVRVPLADARTKGNQYTGGSSSVSSLYGPARQLAATARARLVTAAARRWHLPARTLRTRDGMVVAPDGRTATFGSLTASASRIRRTDVPQWPKPPSRHRVIGRPTTRIDARDIVTGRATYAGDLAVAGAKPTVVARPPTIRGRLVSMDARAARAMPGVHAVVRLPGGAAVVADTFHHAFAARDALRLTWAPGPLAALSDAQIRARLKAAVPRFRTPPRGSTQVTGEFAFAFVGHAPMEVLTAVADVRPDRAELWFSSQTPMDARDAVAEAVGLRPSAVRVHVTRAGGSFGRRLNFDAAIEAALVSNAARRPVKLMWSRGDDIRHGRMRPASHHRVRASVSGGRVVAFEQVTASVSEAYDGAGLAPQGGVRASGPLPGTSGLYDFGRVSGDSGGIELAMPLGAWRSVDSGTVRTAEEIVVDEVARSLGRDPVAFRRTTLRTRTARAVLGKVASAGRWGRALPPGTAQGVAVHEEYGSAVACLAEIDASDPKHPRVTKVVMAADVGIAVNPSGLQAQLMGAATDGISVVLQAGLHIDRGAVREGSYADFRYARQRDAPLSFEAHILPSTREPGGAGELGVPAASAAVANACARATGTVPRSFPLTF; encoded by the coding sequence TTGGACCGCACCGAGCCCACGCCCGCGCAGGGGGCTTCCCGCCGCGGGTTCCTCGTCCGCACGGTGGCGGCGGCCACCCTGACCGTCGCCGCCCCGCTCGCCTGCACCACCCCCTCGTCCGCCGAGGGCGCCGCGCCCGGCCGGCCGGACCTCGCCGAGCCGGGAGCCGACGTCCTGGTGACCGGTGCGGACGAGGAGATGCTGGTCCTGGAGGTGACGGCGGCCGGCGAGGTCGTCGTACGGCTGCCCCGGGCCGAGGTGGGCCAGGGCATCACCACCGCCGTGGCCATGATGATCGCCGAGGAGCTGGACGCCCGCCTCGCCGATGTGCGCGTCCCGCTCGCCGACGCCCGGACCAAGGGCAACCAGTACACCGGCGGGTCGAGTTCGGTGAGTTCCCTGTACGGCCCCGCGCGGCAGCTCGCCGCCACCGCCCGGGCCCGGCTGGTGACCGCGGCCGCCCGGCGCTGGCACCTGCCCGCCCGGACCCTGCGCACCCGGGACGGCATGGTCGTCGCCCCCGACGGGCGCACCGCCACCTTCGGCTCGCTGACCGCGAGCGCCTCCCGGATCCGCCGCACCGACGTCCCGCAGTGGCCCAAACCCCCTTCCCGGCACCGGGTGATCGGCCGGCCGACGACCAGGATCGACGCCCGGGACATCGTCACCGGGCGGGCGACGTACGCCGGTGACCTGGCCGTCGCCGGGGCGAAGCCGACGGTGGTGGCCCGGCCGCCGACGATCCGCGGCAGGCTCGTCTCGATGGACGCCCGGGCCGCCCGGGCGATGCCCGGGGTGCACGCAGTGGTCCGGCTGCCCGGCGGGGCGGCCGTCGTCGCGGACACCTTCCACCACGCCTTCGCCGCCCGGGACGCGCTCCGCCTCACCTGGGCGCCGGGGCCGCTGGCCGCCCTGTCGGACGCCCAGATCCGCGCCCGGCTGAAGGCCGCCGTGCCCCGGTTCCGCACCCCGCCCCGCGGCTCGACCCAGGTGACGGGCGAGTTCGCCTTCGCCTTCGTCGGACACGCCCCCATGGAGGTGCTCACGGCGGTGGCGGACGTCCGGCCCGACCGCGCGGAGCTGTGGTTCTCCTCCCAGACCCCGATGGACGCGCGCGACGCCGTCGCGGAGGCGGTCGGCCTGCGCCCGTCGGCGGTCCGGGTCCATGTGACGCGCGCCGGCGGCTCGTTCGGCCGCCGGCTGAACTTCGACGCGGCGATCGAGGCGGCGCTGGTCTCGAACGCGGCCCGGCGCCCGGTGAAACTGATGTGGAGCCGGGGCGACGACATCCGGCACGGCCGGATGCGCCCCGCAAGCCACCACCGGGTCCGGGCGAGTGTGTCCGGGGGCCGGGTGGTGGCCTTCGAGCAGGTGACGGCGTCCGTCTCGGAGGCGTACGACGGCGCCGGCCTCGCCCCGCAGGGCGGCGTGCGGGCGTCGGGCCCGCTGCCCGGCACCAGCGGCCTGTACGACTTCGGCCGCGTCTCGGGTGATTCGGGCGGCATCGAGCTGGCCATGCCGCTGGGCGCCTGGCGGTCGGTGGACTCCGGGACCGTGCGCACCGCGGAGGAGATCGTCGTGGACGAGGTCGCCCGCAGCCTCGGCCGCGACCCGGTGGCCTTCCGCCGGACGACCCTGCGCACCAGGACTGCCAGGGCCGTCCTCGGCAAGGTGGCGAGCGCCGGCCGGTGGGGTCGCGCGCTGCCGCCCGGCACCGCACAGGGCGTCGCCGTGCACGAGGAGTACGGCTCCGCCGTCGCCTGCCTCGCCGAGATCGACGCGAGCGACCCGAAGCACCCCCGGGTGACCAAGGTGGTGATGGCAGCCGACGTCGGCATCGCCGTCAACCCCAGTGGTCTGCAGGCGCAGTTGATGGGCGCCGCCACCGACGGCATCTCCGTCGTGCTCCAGGCGGGCCTGCACATCGACCGGGGCGCGGTGCGCGAGGGCAGCTACGCCGACTTCCGCTACGCCCGCCAGCGCGACGCCCCGCTCTCCTTCGAGGCCCACATCCTGCCCTCGACCCGGGAACCGGGCGGCGCGGGCGAACTCGGCGTCCCCGCCGCCTCCGCGGCCGTCGCCAACGCCTGCGCCCGGGCCACCGGCACCGTGCCCCGCAGCTTCCCGCTCACCTTCTGA
- a CDS encoding NAD(P)H-dependent oxidoreductase, with the protein MSVRILALVGSLRTGSHNRQLAEAAVKLAPEGAEVDLYEGLADVPFYNEDLDVEGSVPEAAAKLRAAAQAADAFLLFSPEYNGTIPAVLKNAIDWLSRPYGAGAFGGKPVAVIGTAFGQYGGVWAQDDTRKAVGIAGGKVVEDIKLSIPGSVTRFAETHPVDDAEVAAQLTEVVARLHGNVGAAA; encoded by the coding sequence ATGTCTGTTCGCATCCTCGCGCTCGTCGGCAGCCTGCGTACCGGTTCGCACAACCGCCAGCTCGCCGAGGCGGCCGTCAAGCTCGCCCCCGAGGGTGCCGAGGTCGACCTCTACGAGGGCCTGGCCGACGTTCCCTTCTACAACGAGGACCTCGACGTCGAGGGCAGCGTTCCGGAGGCCGCCGCGAAGCTGCGCGCCGCCGCCCAGGCCGCCGACGCCTTCCTCCTCTTCTCGCCCGAGTACAACGGCACCATCCCGGCCGTCCTGAAGAACGCCATCGACTGGCTGTCCCGCCCGTACGGCGCCGGCGCCTTCGGCGGCAAGCCCGTCGCCGTCATCGGCACCGCGTTCGGCCAGTACGGCGGCGTGTGGGCGCAGGACGACACCCGCAAGGCCGTGGGCATCGCCGGCGGCAAGGTGGTCGAGGACATCAAGCTGTCCATCCCCGGCTCCGTGACCCGCTTCGCCGAGACCCACCCGGTCGACGACGCCGAGGTCGCCGCCCAGCTCACCGAGGTCGTCGCCCGTCTGCACGGCAACGTGGGCGCGGCCGCCTGA